Below is a genomic region from Miscanthus floridulus cultivar M001 chromosome 1, ASM1932011v1, whole genome shotgun sequence.
CAGGGCCACTTACAGCGTTGGTCACAAGAAAAAATGACGAATTCAGTTCATTTATATGTGTAATGATATGCGTGtccgggtttttttttttttttttttgcgggatGTGAGACTGATATGTACAGATCTACGGTCCTGACCAATTAGAAAGAATGGAAGTCACTTGAGTTCTAAAATCAGTGGAAATCAACCCCTTCATCCAGGGCCGTGGAGCCCATCATGACCCTTGAATCAATCTGCTTGTCGAATTTCTTCCTTCTGCGTGCCTCAAACTCTTCAAATCCATCCATCTGCAACAAATACGAAAAACAAAATGGACTATAACCAAGACAAGATTGCCTAGGGTGCAGGAAAACTCTAGATGCTGCATGTAACTTACTTGTTGGAACTGGTCCATTGTGATTGGGTTGTCGTGCAGCGACAAATTCTGAAGAGCCGTGCAGTCTTTCAGTAAGTTTTGCGGAAGCTGAAAATGCAAGTTCAAGTTGGGTGACAGGCTGTTGCAATTTTGTTGTAACTGAACAACAAATATCCAGTGCATAATACCTGACGAATTTTGTTGCCATTCAGTGACAAGAATTTAAGGCAAACTAGGTTGCAAATTGACGATGGCACATCTTCAATAGCATTTCCTGAATATTTTGCTTCAAGATTAGTTCCAGAGGTAGGAGATGCTAAAGGAAATGAAAAGCATGCTGTATTTCGTATCTGTTATCAATGGCTACATGCCTAAATCCTATTTAATTTATTTCACCACAGGTGCACAAAAGCGTGCATGGCTTTCCCTAGTCAAATGGACTGTAGGTGCTACCATAGGAGATGAGAAAGAGAAATGTTCTGCAGCACCCATGTTCTGCTGTGGTGCATGCTGAGTTTGTGTTCCAAACAGAGCAAGGTCCACCTTTACTCCAATCATAAAGTAGAAGAGCATCCTAGGAGAATACGATTGTGACACCCCAACTTTTTGTAGATTGGCAAATGGTAAGAAGGTAAAAATACCATATAGGATTAATTGTATAACAGTGTTCTTGAGTGCATGCACATGAAAGCAAAGGAGGGGGTGGGGGACAGAAATGAGATCAAGGTAGAATTGCAGGAACTGATGAATACCATTGGCCTGAAATTCTTCCAGGGAACTGCAAGCTCCAATTGATTCTGGAAGTTCCTTCAGTTTGTTATCAGATACATTGAGTAGTGACATCTGCATTACACAAAGTAAAATAACAGTACCCCAGTGATCAGATAGAGCACTGAccattataaataaaaacttcagAAAACTTTTGctatgaatggaaaaatgatggaATTTATCAAGATGAACTAGTTTCAGATAATGAAATTTAGAATCAAGATATTTATATTTGACGAAACAAAAGAATAAATTCTTGTTTCTGTCGTATATAGCTATCCATATTTTTTTTTAGTGACCAGACATGACTCTCAAGGACTTCCAAAAATAAGAAAAAGATTTCGGCATCTTTTAGCCAAATCAGAAACTTACTTTGCGCAAATCTCCTACACTCTTAGGCAGGCACAGTAAAGAATTTTGAGAAACAGAAAGTTGCTGAAGGTTTGACAGCGAACCCACTGGATGAAAAAAAAGGAAAGGTTAGAAATGGAGGCCATACTAATTAGAGTATGACTGTTATAAATCTCTAATTGCTAAGATGAAGGTTGTAACACCTTCACAAAGGTTAGTTGTTGTAGCTAAACATATAATAATAACACTTTGCATATTTCACTTCCATGTGTATTTGTGTTAGAGAAAGATAGGTTTGTAGGAACTAACATTCTTCAGGCAAGATAGAGATCATATTTCTGTCAAGTGTGAGGATTTTAAGATTCCGCAGGTATCCAATATTAGCTGGGATGTTTTCAATCAAATTACCAGCCAAAACCTACAGAAACAGAAAAGGACAAAATAGTTCACTCCAAACAACCATAATTCAAAAGACAGGGATACATTAGAAGGAAGAATCATTCTTTCAGCATGCATTTCTAATCGGATAATAAATATGATGACTTCTAATGATGGAAACTCTTACAAGCCTTTGCATATTCACAAGTCTGCCAATTTCCTGGGGAATCTCAACTGCAACATAAAATAGAAACAATTAACActgctcacaagaagcataataaatataaaatatatatataaaaaaaagcacATGTGGTTTATAGTAGGTGAGGTTATTTGGATTCATATTCAGAAACTATGCCCATGCGAGGTGCTAAGAATAATTTTTGTCAGTTCCACAAAAGAGGAGAAACTTCTCTGGAGAAGCCGTGGAAGAATTCCCCATGAGGAAAAAGAATGAAAAGAACTTAACTGTAGCAATTTTGCTCCAAGTATATGTACTTTACCAAACTGGCAAGTGAAATAGAAAAGATGTCCCCACAACTGATACTTATGTAAATAATAAAAGAGAGAGAACAACAAATATCTGTCGACAAGTACTTCAATAGCTAAGTACCAACAAATGAAAGAAAAACAAACACTGACATTGAAGATTAGTAAAACATAAAATTCCTTTTGTACTTGTGATATGTCCATTGAAAGCTGAATGTAACAAACAGGTACGAATAAAATCTGATTACCTAGCTTGTTATTTGTCAAGTCGAGAGTTCTCAAGGAATTGCCCACTTGTAGAACTTCATTTGGCACTTCCTGCAAGAGAACACTTACATAAAACAACACTGGAAGAGAAAAACGTGATATTCAGTAAAAGAGGTGTACAAAGTCTACTTGTGCTTTTCGCTATAATACAAAGATATGCAGCTATCCTGCATGTTCGAGAAAGTCTACTTGTGCTTGTAGAGGCATCACATATAAATTGGCAATATATGCATCTCTCAAATGTGAAGAAATATAGTAGAAAAAGATACAGAACGATAAGCAACTGAACAAATACTAGTGTCGACCTTGAACTTTTCATGTTTGTGCATCAATCTTATATATCAGGAATTCAGGATACACATTCTCAACCTATCCTCTGCAGAAAAAATATCGCTGAAATCTTACAAGCTACCGAGTGGTGATAACATGCTTGACCATGAAAGTCCCCTTCAAATGCTACTGAAGAAGTATACATCACTGAAATAGTGACTGGTAGTGTGAAGCATAACAAATGTTTTGCAATATTTAAAGGTTTAGCAACAGATGGTACTTTCTGAGTTGTAAGGGGAAATGCTTGTATAGTTCCTTGTAACCCAGATACCAAATATACTCCAATCCCTATTTGATTTTCACTGTACATGCGTTTGCTCCTATCCCTATTTGGTTTTCACTGAACATGCGTTTGTACACATCAAGAACCAATTCAGCTGTGCGTCACGACGCGACAATCAGGACCAGAACTAAATCATATCTGTCAAATAAAACGTTACGTGCAGTAACATGCCTAGAATCACAAACCCTAATAGCAGTTCACTATccctttattatatatataagcgGCCAGCAGGACTTCTGCTCATAATGTGTCGATGGATGGAGAAGATCGAGGTTTACTCCTAACAATTGGAGATTATATTAGGTACTAATAATACTGTAGAAGCAGAAAACAAATAAGTAACTCAACATTTGTTAACGACGATGGAGTACTACTACTGTACTAGTAATTACACTAATACTTTGCCATAGAAATCTCCCCAGCCGAGGCCAGCTTACAAAGGCCCTATTCATAATTCTTTCACCATGACATATTCTAGTAACTCAGAATCACCGGAAGGGCACAAAATTGGGCAAAGCCGAAGAAACGCTGGGAGAATCGGAAAAAGAAAAACCATAATTATGACGACGGGCAAAGTTTGGGTGGGGGGGGGGAGATGGCGCGAACCTTCAATCTGACGTCCCGGAGCGCGACGATCCCTGTGGAGCGCCACCGCGTCACGCGGCTGGCCGGCGAATCGGAGCTCCGGCTGCTGCAGCAGCCCATCCCTTTCTCCTTGGAAAAGGCTGTGGACTTTTGGCTGGGTCGTCGTTGGCGACTTCAGATGGAGGGAGGCAGAGGCGGGGCACGGCCGGACGGGGGCGGTGGGATCTATACCAACGGGGAACCGTTTGCTACGGCGCCTAGTGGTCTCACTGTCCAGTGGGGCCGCCAAACTGGCTGGCTCTCTCGCCGGCAGGTGCGTATCCGTATATCTCTCCGGCTCCGAGTCCTCCAACAAATTTTGGCAGCCCGTGCATAACGGCCGGGACTATGGATCGTAACGGTCGCGGACGGTGCGGGTCGAGTAAAAATCTGTCCTCAACAAAAAGTTCGTGGTATTTTTTTTCGACTAAAAGTTCATGGTATGTGACAACATctgtttttttaataaaaaaaaatctgTGGATGCAGTGTCACATCCGCAGCCGCACGTACAGGTGCTAATAAGAAGATAACATATATAACATAATaacaaaaaatataaaatttgaAAGAAAATAACACataattatcaatttatcattatCAATGAATCAGAAGTTCACAACAACTCAAATCTATTCTAGTAGTACATACTATGTGGACAACATAATCTATATGAATCCATGGGAAAATTTACTTCTAGACCTCTAATTGGAATGAAAAAAAACATATGTTTCGAGCCCCGCGGGTCACTCACGGATAAAATATGACACTCGTAACCTACCCGACTTCACGGATAAAATATGACACTCGTACCCGACTTCACGGATAAAATATGACACTCGTACTTCACGGATAAAATATGACACTCGTACACGACTAGACACTATCGTGAGTCCTGACCTGAAGACACTTACAGGTCCCACGGGTGTAATCATCATCCCTAGACCGGACGCCCCTGCATCCCTACCCGGTGGCCTATAAACGTTGCTTTATGTCCACCTAATCAAATATAGTATTTCctacattctaaattataaatcactttgatttttttttttggcacaaCCAATTTACTATGCAACTAGATATAACGATATAATGTATATCCAGATAAATAATTTATatgtaccaaaaaagttaaaGTGACTTGTAATTTAGAACAGGGAGAGTATAGAGTATAGTATCCTCTCCGTTCTAAATCGTATACTACGTATAGTATAGTGTATGATTCTGAAAACGTTTCCCTGCCTCTCCAAGTTCTCAAATTGGTCACATCATTAAGCAGTTTGGCATTGCCCATATCAATTGGTATTCTACCAAACTTTGCAGACTTTGGATCTATCCTGGAATATTGGTCTGGAGGGATTACCTGAATCAATTGGAAATCTTCACCATTTGAAGATCCTGAACTTATTCCGATGCTGGAGTCTACTCAGATTTCCTGATTCCATGTCTAACCTTGTGATGCTGGAGAGTTTGAACCTCGCTGGGTGTGAGCAGCTGACTAAGTTACCTGGTGGCATAATAAGAAATAGCAATCAAATGCACCTGAGAAATGACCAATGCCGAACTTTGGAGGTGCTGCCTAGTGGATTTGGGCAGTGGAAAAAACTTGAAACATTGTCCTTACTCATTGTAGGTGACAAACATAGCGGTATTGCAGAGCTAGAAGACCTCAATCTATTAACTGGTGAGCTGAGGATTGAGTGTTGGTCAATCAAGAACTATCTGACGACTGATGCTAAGAGAGCAAATATAAGGAACAAGAGAAAGCTAAGCAGCTTGACTTTGTCATGGTCTCATGGAGTTCATGTCCATGTGGTGATCCCACAAGCATCGAAACATTTCTTGAAGTTCTCGTGCCACCTGAAAACCTTGAAATCCTTGAGATAGATGGTTTCATGGGCAGTAAGTTCCCCAGCTGGATGATGAAGAGCATGGAGTTGTGGCTTCCGAATATAGTATCCCTCAGTTTGAGCAATATCCATAACTGTAGTTGCCTTCCACCGTTTGGTAATTTTCCGTATCTCCAGTCTCTTCAGCTCACATGACTGGTGTTAATAGCATGGGCTCTGAAATATTTGTGGCGAAACATGGTAGTAATCTATATCGATCATTGAAGGAACTGCACTTTGAAGACATGCCCAACCTTGAGACCTGGCCAACATCATCAGCAATGGATCATACGGATAATCAATTAGACTTATCCATGTTCCCTGCTCTTAAAATTGTCACTGTGACAGAATGCCCACGGCTGAGGCCAAGCCCGCGCCTGCCAGATGCCGTGGCAGATCTGTCGGTGTCCAGCAGCAGCGAGATGTTATCAGTGGGTAGAATCGTCGGACCATCGTCTTCGGCTTCTGCGTCGCTTCTGAGAAGACTCTGGATCAGAAATTGTCATGCTACCTCTAGTGGCTGGATACTGTTACGGCACAGACCAAAGCTCGAGGATCTGGTGATCGAGTACTGTGAGACGCTAGGTGTTCTGCCAGAGGCCATCCGGTCCCTTACAACCTTGCGGAGCCTGAGGATTCTGAATTGTGCTGCACTGGAGGCTCTTCCAGAGTGGCTAGGCGAGCTTCTAGCGCTTGAATCTCTGGAGATGAGCTGCTGTCCGAAGCTGGTCTCTCTGCCGACAGGTCTGCAGTGCTTGACTGCGCTGGAGGAACTGACCATCTCTGGCTGCAGTCCTGTGCTGAAAGAGAGGTGCAGAGAAGATACGGGCACGGATTGGTTGAAGACAAGTCACATTCCAAATGTCTTCATCTCCTAAAGTAAGTAACACATGTGTTAAGTGTTATCTAGTTGGCTTAGTATTTGTTATTGCTTATAGAACTAAAGATTATATTCCTTTCACACATGCAGCAACAATGGTGGACATCTTTGACGGTTTCTTTTCTGTCTTCTGCATTGCTTGTGACAGGAAACCTGACCTGTGATAAGTAACCATTGAGTTGTTAATGGGGTGGTGTGCGTCAGTTTCACTGCTGCTAAATTAAACATTCAGTTTTGTTGGTATGAGTGTAAGTTAGATTTAGACCGGGGCACTAATTTCTTAACATTTGACACTTTTGGAATGTAATAATTTTATAAAGAAATGTAAGTTATCATTTTGTATGTTAGCAAAATGGAATATATTGATGAGATCTGCTCCGGTACTCCTCCTTTTAAAAACTGCACGCATCTCAAAGCAACTAATTAAACTAATTATAGTTATTTTCTGTCCGGGTCATGCTTGGACCCTGCCCATCCAATCCATCCCTGAGTTCAACCCACCTATACAAAAGTCATGTATTCCGTTCTTGTTGATCGGCGCCCCCCTGACATTTCTAATTTTTTAGTGGTTTGAAAAGTACAGTCCGTTTGACCGTTTCTAAATTTTTTAGGCTAAGTCACCTCGTTGTATGAGTGACATATAGcatattttgcaaaaaaaatctaaaatataAAGCGATTTTCTTTGTGCAAATCACTAAAATGAAACATTTACAATATATATAGCACATATGTCAAGTTTTATGGATTTTAAATTTTAACTACTAATTTATTTAGAAGGTGGAAAATAGCATAGGGAAGAGCGGGCAGCTGCTTTGTTGCGCCTCTCATTAGCGCGATAGGAGCTGCCACATCAGTATGTATACTTGCTATCATGGTAAATTGGTCAAGCCAATCGCCTTGTTCGTTTGTGCTTGTTTAGCTtgtaagccgtattttttcagccaacgaataatatttttttctcacaccaaatcagtcaacaatactttCAACCAAACAAGCACAAACGAATGGGCCGAATGCACGTGGCATCATGATAATATTATTTTGTTTGTCACGGAGACTAGactaagggcgtgtttagttccgaaaatttttggcttttggctactgtagcactttcgtttttatttgacaaaaattgtccaattatggactatttaggcttaaaagattcgtctcacgatttctcggctaactgtgtaattagttttttttccgtctacatttagtactccatgcatgtgccgcaagattcgatgtgacggttactatgcaaaattttttggttttttggatggaactaaacggggcctaaaagaGTTAGATCTAACAATAACTTTGGTCTAGATAGAAGGAAAAAAATACTCCTTAGCCCACCCCGTCTTCTTGGGAATTGGGATCCTACTGAGGTTGGACTTGGACATGGCAAATTCGACGACTTGCTCCACGACACGATGCAGCCCTTGTGTAGCTACAGATGTACCCTAGGCCGTAGCTTAACGTGATTATAATAAGTACCAAATTTGGTTGGTTTGATGGCGTCATCGTTGAAAAGTCAACCCAGGCGGCTTGACGCTTTCTGCCACTCCACTGATGAACAGCCCATAGGCCATAGCAGCCGCCAGCCGCTACACATGCAAGTGTGCAACAATATTTAATAACAGCTTTTGTCCACCATCCAACACGTTGCTCAGCTCGTCCCTTCCCTTCCTCTCGCGGAGTTCTTGCACACAGTCCAGCTCCTCCAGATGGCGTGGTGTTCAAAAACTGCAATGGAGATGCTCTCCAATGCGGTGCTGAGCGACATCGTGAGCAGGTCTGTGTCCTTCTTGCTCGCCAAGAAGCGTGAGAAGCAGACGACGGCGGCTGCGCAGGAGAACCTGCTGCGGCGGCTATGCCacctgttagttgatctccaccaataggtccaacggcctattgggtcctatctctgctccctgatcgggggagctcaACCCTAACTcggttggagggcccctgtcgcacggcacacataaaaggaatgtggggttgagggctcggactacgaggttgaccggagccgccacacccacctacagagaaaccctaatccgatcctaaagcgtgctgccagcgacgggatgtgctcgccaccaccactgccgtcGTCTGCAGGGTCACCGCCGGCGCCACTGGACTTCTCTCCACCGCGCTGGACTACTCCTACTACACCGCGGCACCGACGTCTACGTTGCTGTGCCGCAAGGAGAAACGTAAAGGAGCTTACCCAATCCTACGGTTACAGAGGTACACACACTTCGATTTTAACAATGGCATCGGAGCCAGGTTACtaagtgtgtaaccctaaccctaatcgggtaaaaGTAAAAGAAAGAGAGACCGGCTCATGGTGTACCGGTTATCACCGCCACCGCGCGTGGGGGAAAGGAGCCGCACCGTTCGACGGCGCACGGCAAAAGTAAAGGACCGAACAGATCAAGTTCGGATCTAAGGAATGAAGAAGGATGGGTTCAGTTTTGGCTGAActctaagacctaaccctagaaaGAATCCCATCACTAATCGGTTCAAtccgagaagaaagaaaaggaaccctaaccctagatccataCGGATCAGAGAAGAAATAGGGCCCTAGGCTCACAGAGCCGAAACCCTAATCCTAGAACGGGGATAATCTGTTCGGGTAAAcaagggaaaaagaaaagaaataaaagagaacagaacctaaccctagatccattcggatgtcaaagaaaagaaaggaaaaacagaaaagaaaggggaaaagaacagggTCGGCATACGAACCCTAAACCTAACCCTAGACGGATCCTCATCCCTAACcggttgaatccgagaagaaacaaaagaaatcaaagaaaagaagagaaaggaatcaaagaaaccctaaccctaaccccattccCCACATCAGTTCGGATGAGAGAAGAACCAAATCGAAAAGAAATTGGGGAATAAGAAAGGGAAGGGAGAAGAAACCCACCCGAACCGGCCCttggccggcgcgggagaagaaaggCCGAACCGGGGctgctgctcgccgggctcggcaaacgggggcaccgcggccaggccactcgacggcggcgtgctcacccgtcgggagcacgcgcgccgacgagggggccggcgacggcgtcgTGGCTCGCTGCTCACTCCCGCTCGATGTCCTCTCGGTGGCTGCGGCTGCGCTgaggaagagagaagagagagcggcgagcgaagagagagaagggCAAGGGGCGAATGAAGCTAGGGTTTTTCCCGGGCGCGCGGCGTCGGGGTTTTTTAACTGCGCGAAATCGACACGCAGCCGTCGATCCCCATCGGACGGCTCAGATCGAGCGGGCTGGCTTTCAGCCCAGGCGGCAGCGCGCGCCAGGCcaaattcccggcccaggcccaggttgcggcctgggcgcgggggagagcgTGGGAAGCGCCCACGCgggcgtgggccgtgggccgcCTTGCCATTTTGGGTCGACACAGGAAAAGCAAGGGCCCAGTttcggttttttttctttttcctggaaaattgaaaatacaaattggctcaaaagaaaaatagaaaaaggtattttacctgtgggtaaaattcaagaaactgAGCATATGTTTTCCGCTGCGAAAGAAAAGTTCATcctccagtgattttgaaccgacatgatatttaactggagaaaagaaaagattttccagaaaatgtttattccctggaaattgattaatggattaaagaaaatagaaaaagaaattttccctgtgggtaaaattaaaGGAAAAGAGAGTTTTCCCACAGCTAAAGaaaagtatattctccagttATATTGAACCAACATGCTATTTacttggagaaaaagaaaaggttttccgctgctaaagaaactgttgattctccagttattttgaaccaatgtggtatttaattggagaaaaagagttttgataTAATTAcaatgttgttattttctgaccaacgttgttaataacagtATCGTAATgataatgatttatgcattaattctgcttctgcccaacggtgatgtagaattagtgtataagaaaagttgataattttaatgatttatgcattgattctacttctgcccaacggtgatgtagaattaatgtgtaagaacaattgtgaaagttaatgatttatgcattaattctatttttgcccaacggtgatgtagaattagtgtataagaatagttgtatgttttgattttgaccaacgttggaatcaaggcatgcaaatggtgttatttctatgttaagaaaagttttaacCTGGTTTTTCATCTTgtttgaggtggactgggtagtcacctcaccgtgttccactgggtttgtggcaccggtgagggagacaaaagtgaatgatgccatttgggcaactaaagagagggattttgaaccccaaaagatatcctatgactccttgggcataggaaatgaatcactaccaacaagaaaagtttggctgtgataaagaacatgattgaacttGCAATTGTCGGCtaaatcccagagtgtgacacggtcactgagtacctcgatagaataaagagtcagttcactggctcttcaaaggcatatgctactcagctgaagtggtggcataagagagctcacgatgcgttgtcgaaattatggcactatcgttcaggccatatttcgagggggagaatagaaagacaagttaagaatgatgttcttcctccattagagctctcagattaagaacaatgcagagaatgcataaaagaaaagtatgtaaagaaagatgctaaatgaagcgtaggaattttatagattattcacacagacatctgtggtcagtttcctgtaaagagtgtggatggttatgatccattcacagatgattactcctatcatgactatatttatccaatcaaagaaagaaaagatgtattggataaatttaagatattaaatatTAAAGACAGTCAGGTCTGACCATGGAGGAGTACTACGGtcagcataccctaaaagaatggcatagtagcccagtattctacaccgggcgaaccttagcagaatagagtagctaaaagaatcaatcgtaccttaatggatatggtgggcagtatgataagttactccaccttacaatTGAGCCTGTGAATGGAGGCGTTGAAAacggccattcatattctcaataaagtaccagaaaagtcggtgcccaaaacgccgtatgagttgtggacaga
It encodes:
- the LOC136504260 gene encoding plant intracellular Ras-group-related LRR protein 7 — protein: MGCCSSRSSDSPASRVTRWRSTGIVALRDVRLKEVPNEVLQVGNSLRTLDLTNNKLVEIPQEIGRLVNMQRLVLAGNLIENIPANIGYLRNLKILTLDRNMISILPEELGSLSNLQQLSVSQNSLLCLPKSVGDLRKMSLLNVSDNKLKELPESIGACSSLEEFQANGNAIEDVPSSICNLVCLKFLSLNGNKIRQLPQNLLKDCTALQNLSLHDNPITMDQFQQMDGFEEFEARRRKKFDKQIDSRVMMGSTALDEGVDFH